One Archangium lipolyticum DNA segment encodes these proteins:
- a CDS encoding DUF3006 domain-containing protein — MPKVTLDRFEEELAVLIVDGREVTRPREELPPDAREGDVLDLDTLKVDPAATERLRNEVRQARKRATKKKTPPPGNFDL; from the coding sequence ATGCCCAAGGTCACCCTGGACCGATTCGAGGAAGAGCTCGCCGTGCTCATCGTGGACGGACGCGAGGTGACGCGCCCGCGCGAGGAGCTGCCGCCCGACGCCCGTGAAGGCGACGTGCTGGACCTGGACACGCTGAAGGTGGATCCAGCAGCCACGGAGCGCCTGCGCAACGAGGTGCGCCAGGCCCGCAAGCGCGCCACGAAGAAGAAGACGCCGCCGCCCGGGAATTTCGACCTGTAG
- a CDS encoding alpha/beta fold hydrolase, with product MGTNRTSDGIAFEVVGQGQPIVLLHGGSGRRQWFSSMVPLLQDDHRLVLIDLPGHGESRHTPGAYRLQDTAEFVKRVLDHVAVGPAWLFGHSHGAHVSLVLAADSPSLVTGVINGDAPLDRERMRAHQAKSRELTLAWRALTGRGLSPEQVAERLLELEIRPEPNRSVRFRELFGPGHPYILELSRSLACHDGDFLDAILDRFDDTYAALEGASLLARLRCRLVLLQADPAAGGLLTREDIDLAARALGDVTTIRLTGVGHGLQLQDPRQVADAVRASVAAEPR from the coding sequence GTGGGAACGAACAGGACCAGTGACGGCATTGCTTTCGAGGTCGTGGGACAGGGACAGCCCATCGTCCTGTTGCATGGAGGTTCCGGTCGACGGCAGTGGTTCTCCTCCATGGTTCCGCTGCTCCAGGACGACCATCGACTCGTGCTCATCGATCTTCCGGGGCATGGTGAGTCGCGCCACACGCCGGGGGCCTATCGCCTCCAGGACACCGCGGAGTTCGTGAAGAGAGTCCTGGACCACGTCGCCGTCGGCCCGGCGTGGCTGTTCGGACACTCTCATGGCGCGCATGTGAGCCTGGTGCTCGCGGCGGATTCTCCGAGCCTGGTCACCGGTGTCATCAATGGAGATGCGCCGCTGGACCGGGAACGTATGCGCGCACATCAGGCGAAGTCGCGAGAGCTCACGCTTGCCTGGAGAGCGCTCACGGGCAGGGGGCTCTCCCCGGAGCAGGTCGCGGAACGGCTGCTCGAGCTCGAAATCCGGCCGGAGCCGAACCGGAGCGTCCGCTTCAGGGAACTCTTCGGCCCGGGTCACCCCTACATCCTCGAGCTGAGCCGGTCCCTGGCTTGCCATGATGGCGACTTCCTGGACGCGATCCTCGACCGTTTCGACGACACCTATGCCGCCCTGGAGGGCGCGTCTCTTCTCGCGAGACTGCGGTGCCGGCTCGTGTTGCTCCAGGCGGACCCGGCCGCGGGTGGGCTGCTGACGCGGGAAGACATCGACCTGGCAGCGCGAGCCCTGGGGGACGTCACCACGATTCGCCTCACGGGTGTCGGCCATGGGCTCCAGCTGCAGGACCCGAGGCAGGTTGCCGACGCGGTGAGAGCCTCCGTGGCGGCGGAGCCGCGATAG
- a CDS encoding NAD(P)-dependent oxidoreductase encodes MSGYAGKKAVVTGGTMGMGLATVKEKPAIAVLGVGRMGSALVSAFLKQGYGVDIWNRTRAKCEPLAAQGARIAATVRDAVAAADIVVVNVNDYGTSDGLLRPDEVTRALRGKLLVQLTSGSPGQAREQAAWARQHDVRYLDGAIMATPDFIGQPGCTVLYSGPAELFELCRPVLLVLGGNTQYVGSDVGLASALDSALLIYMWGALFGTLQGVAVCEAEQVPLETFMGYVKATTPVVEGAVMDVLTRVQQGRFGGDATTLATLEIHHGALRHLLELCRARGLHREVPEAFDRLFQKAVQAGHGQDDFAVLTRFMR; translated from the coding sequence ATGAGCGGGTACGCAGGCAAGAAGGCAGTCGTCACTGGCGGGACGATGGGAATGGGACTGGCCACCGTGAAGGAGAAGCCAGCCATCGCGGTGCTGGGCGTGGGCCGTATGGGCTCCGCGCTCGTGAGTGCCTTTCTGAAGCAGGGGTACGGTGTCGACATCTGGAATCGCACGCGGGCGAAGTGCGAGCCTTTGGCCGCTCAGGGGGCCCGTATCGCGGCGACGGTACGGGACGCGGTGGCGGCCGCGGACATCGTCGTGGTGAACGTGAATGACTACGGCACGAGCGACGGGCTGCTCCGGCCGGACGAGGTGACGCGGGCGCTGCGCGGGAAGCTGCTGGTGCAACTGACGTCCGGCTCACCAGGCCAGGCGCGGGAGCAGGCCGCGTGGGCCCGGCAGCACGACGTCCGATACCTGGATGGGGCCATCATGGCGACGCCGGACTTCATCGGGCAGCCGGGGTGCACCGTGTTGTACTCGGGCCCCGCCGAGCTGTTCGAGCTGTGCAGGCCCGTGCTCCTCGTGCTCGGAGGCAATACCCAGTACGTGGGCAGCGACGTGGGGCTGGCCTCCGCGTTGGACAGTGCGCTGCTCATCTATATGTGGGGCGCGCTGTTCGGGACGCTCCAGGGCGTGGCCGTCTGTGAGGCGGAGCAGGTGCCGCTGGAGACCTTCATGGGGTACGTGAAGGCCACCACCCCCGTGGTGGAGGGCGCGGTGATGGATGTGCTGACGCGCGTGCAGCAGGGCCGATTCGGCGGCGATGCGACGACGCTCGCGACGCTCGAAATCCACCACGGGGCGCTGCGGCACCTGCTGGAGCTGTGCAGGGCGCGCGGCCTGCACCGCGAGGTGCCGGAGGCCTTCGACCGGCTCTTCCAGAAGGCCGTCCAGGCGGGACACGGGCAGGACGACTTCGCCGTGCTGACCCGGTTCATGCGCTGA
- a CDS encoding AraC family transcriptional regulator, giving the protein MDRQKQAVDFGGPLTLPGGAPRPRIGLRVDLQTAAPGLMTLESLPDHRLKVHAGPPVRGACSFQRFVYTHGDVDLIPAGVSDSWENDDESSAVVVRLSPSLLRRAAEDMGLDPDRAGLEPRHQFRDPQIEHIAWALEADRRAGHPGGLLYTESLGLALSVHLLGHYPAPLGRGRGLSKPQLRRVTEYIEDHLDQNLSLTRLAVVAGVSASHLKTLFKRSTGLPVHEYVVQRRVERARTLLQRGGLSVGEVALEAGFSHQSHLARCMRRVLGVTPTEVVRGSR; this is encoded by the coding sequence ATGGACAGGCAGAAGCAGGCGGTGGACTTCGGCGGCCCCCTGACGTTACCCGGCGGCGCGCCACGTCCAAGGATCGGTCTGCGGGTGGACCTCCAGACGGCCGCGCCCGGGTTGATGACGCTGGAGTCGCTGCCCGACCACCGCCTCAAGGTCCACGCCGGTCCGCCCGTCCGGGGAGCGTGCAGCTTCCAGCGCTTCGTCTATACGCATGGGGACGTGGACCTCATCCCGGCTGGCGTATCGGACTCATGGGAGAACGATGATGAGAGCTCCGCGGTCGTCGTGAGGCTCTCCCCGTCACTCCTGAGGCGCGCCGCGGAGGACATGGGGCTGGACCCCGACCGCGCGGGGCTGGAGCCCCGGCACCAGTTCAGGGACCCGCAGATCGAGCACATCGCCTGGGCGCTCGAAGCGGACCGCCGGGCCGGCCATCCGGGCGGGCTGCTCTACACGGAGAGTCTGGGCCTGGCGCTGTCGGTCCACCTGCTGGGCCACTACCCGGCGCCGCTCGGGCGCGGGCGCGGGCTGTCGAAGCCGCAGTTGCGCCGCGTGACGGAGTACATCGAGGACCACCTGGACCAGAACCTCTCCCTGACCCGGCTGGCCGTGGTCGCCGGCGTCAGCGCGTCGCACCTGAAGACGCTGTTCAAGCGCTCGACGGGGCTGCCGGTGCACGAGTACGTCGTGCAGCGCCGGGTGGAGCGAGCCAGGACGCTGCTGCAACGGGGCGGGCTGTCCGTGGGGGAGGTAGCGCTCGAAGCGGGCTTCTCGCACCAGAGCCATCTGGCGCGGTGCATGCGGCGCGTGCTCGGGGTGACGCCCACGGAGGTCGTGCGCGGCTCACGGTGA
- a CDS encoding MFS transporter, with amino-acid sequence MDAPPPHAGRLPRTVVVLGVVSLLTDVSSDMIFPLLPAFLAARLPAAPLLLGTMEGLADLVSALLKYQSGVWADRARRLKPLVLLGYGLSSLMRPLMAVVTAAWHPIAIRALDRVGKGVRSSPRDALIAHSVDAGSRGRAFGFHRGMDHAGAAVGSLAALLLVAVGLRVEQVFFIAAVPGLLGVLALLLVREPERPVPQASAPGATRALAPVPRRLAYYLVPVTLFGVANSTDAFLLLKLTEEGAKPEFLPLAWLLLQAVKSAVSFPAGRLADRLGASRLVLTGWSLYALSYLALAWARGVTLTMIVIAIYGLYHAMAEGAEKSLLTALVPAEARGRAFGLYNGLVGGASLAAGLLFGALWTKLGSTTAFITAGVLAGLSAALLVVLLPRARPPEVV; translated from the coding sequence GTGGACGCCCCTCCTCCTCACGCGGGCCGCCTGCCGCGCACCGTGGTGGTGCTCGGCGTGGTGAGCCTGCTCACGGACGTCAGCAGCGACATGATCTTCCCGCTGCTGCCGGCCTTCCTCGCCGCGAGGTTGCCGGCGGCGCCCCTGCTGCTCGGGACGATGGAGGGGCTGGCGGACCTGGTCTCCGCCCTCCTCAAGTACCAGTCCGGGGTATGGGCGGACCGGGCCCGGCGCCTCAAGCCCCTGGTGTTGCTGGGCTATGGCCTGTCCAGCCTGATGCGCCCGTTGATGGCCGTCGTCACCGCGGCCTGGCACCCCATCGCCATTCGCGCGCTGGACCGGGTGGGCAAGGGGGTGCGCTCCAGCCCGCGTGACGCGCTCATCGCCCACTCCGTGGACGCGGGCTCGCGCGGCCGGGCCTTCGGCTTCCACCGGGGCATGGACCATGCGGGCGCCGCCGTGGGTTCACTCGCCGCCCTGTTGCTGGTGGCCGTGGGCCTGCGCGTGGAGCAGGTGTTCTTCATCGCCGCGGTGCCGGGGCTGCTCGGGGTGCTGGCCCTGCTGCTCGTGCGCGAGCCCGAGCGCCCGGTTCCCCAAGCTTCGGCTCCGGGCGCTACCCGCGCGCTCGCACCGGTGCCCCGGCGGCTCGCGTACTACCTCGTGCCCGTCACCCTGTTCGGCGTGGCCAACTCGACGGATGCCTTCCTCCTGCTGAAGCTGACCGAGGAGGGCGCGAAGCCCGAGTTCCTGCCCCTGGCGTGGCTGCTGCTGCAGGCGGTGAAGTCGGCCGTGTCGTTCCCGGCGGGCCGGCTCGCGGATCGGCTCGGGGCCTCGCGGCTCGTGCTCACGGGCTGGTCCCTCTATGCGCTGAGCTACCTCGCGCTGGCGTGGGCCCGGGGGGTGACGCTCACGATGATCGTCATCGCCATCTACGGGCTGTACCACGCGATGGCGGAGGGGGCGGAGAAGTCGCTGCTCACCGCGCTGGTACCGGCGGAGGCTCGCGGGCGCGCCTTCGGCCTGTACAACGGCCTGGTTGGGGGCGCGTCGCTCGCCGCGGGGCTGCTCTTCGGCGCGTTGTGGACGAAGCTGGGGAGCACCACCGCCTTCATCACCGCGGGAGTGCTCGCCGGGCTGAGCGCGGCGCTGCTCGTGGTGCTGCTGCCGCGCGCGCGTCCTCCCGAGGTGGTTTGA